One window from the genome of Alkalihalobacillus sp. LMS6 encodes:
- a CDS encoding iron-containing alcohol dehydrogenase: MNMRVNHLPSTIVYGEDSFKQLGAEAAKAGTHALIISDPIMEQLGNIEKAIQLLLEHGIHASVYTGVNAEPEDTYVYEALEQLFHHNCDHIIAIGGGSCIDTAKAVAVVSTNGGDISDYMNNQSIARKKALPLLVVPTTGGTGSEATDATVITNTTTAVKMMIKQEAFMPQVAIVDPVLTVSSPPNITAATGVDAFTHALEAYLSKKAHPFTDTLALSAIEKLYHHVLIAYKDGKNLQARHEMIYGSMLAGMAFSNSSVCLVHGMSRPIGALFHVPHGISNAMLLPVVLRYTQNHCTKRLAEIGRVLFPEEKTTQEEQLAEIVVERIVSLCQQLAIPTLSEWGVDQDAFHRVLDKMADDALMSGSPQNNPRVPSKEDIMTLYKELINRKSTVSH, translated from the coding sequence ATGAACATGAGAGTCAATCATTTACCATCAACCATCGTTTACGGTGAAGATAGTTTCAAACAATTAGGCGCTGAAGCTGCGAAAGCGGGCACTCATGCACTAATTATTAGTGATCCGATTATGGAACAATTAGGGAATATCGAGAAAGCAATACAGCTTCTTCTGGAACACGGAATTCATGCATCGGTCTATACAGGCGTGAACGCTGAACCAGAAGATACATACGTTTATGAGGCTTTAGAACAATTATTTCATCATAATTGTGACCACATCATTGCGATTGGAGGCGGAAGTTGCATTGATACAGCAAAAGCCGTTGCCGTCGTTTCAACAAATGGTGGTGATATCAGTGACTACATGAATAACCAATCGATTGCACGAAAAAAAGCACTCCCTTTACTTGTTGTTCCTACAACAGGTGGCACAGGTTCAGAAGCAACAGATGCGACAGTCATTACGAATACGACGACAGCAGTGAAGATGATGATTAAGCAAGAAGCCTTTATGCCTCAAGTAGCCATTGTGGATCCAGTCTTAACCGTTTCCTCACCGCCTAATATTACAGCAGCAACTGGTGTCGATGCCTTCACCCATGCGTTAGAAGCGTACCTCAGTAAAAAAGCACACCCATTTACAGATACACTTGCGTTGTCCGCAATCGAAAAACTGTACCATCATGTTCTCATTGCTTATAAAGATGGAAAAAACCTCCAAGCGCGGCACGAAATGATCTATGGATCCATGCTTGCAGGAATGGCTTTTTCAAATTCTTCTGTTTGTCTCGTACACGGGATGTCTCGGCCAATTGGCGCACTTTTTCATGTCCCCCATGGCATTTCAAACGCTATGCTGTTGCCTGTCGTTCTGAGGTATACACAAAATCATTGTACGAAACGGTTAGCAGAAATTGGGCGTGTGTTGTTTCCTGAAGAGAAAACCACACAAGAGGAACAGCTTGCGGAAATCGTTGTGGAACGAATTGTATCATTATGTCAGCAGCTCGCTATCCCTACCTTATCTGAATGGGGTGTTGACCAAGATGCCTTTCATCGCGTACTAGACAAAATGGCGGATGATGCACTAATGAGCGGCAGCCCGCAAAACAATCCAAGAGTTCCCTCTAAGGAAGACATCATGACGTTATATAAAGAGTTAATAAATCGAAAATCGACTGTTTCCCACTAA
- a CDS encoding GntP family permease has translation MVSMIGLIVSLAMLIIMTLRGINIIIAAIASSVVLALTGGLNLNTAMSGYYMDGFTNYFASWFLIFLLGAIFGKVMQDTKAAESIADWVRRRLGAKWALFAVITACAIMTYGGVSLFVVGFTVYPIAVSLFRLADYPHRFIPVAIVFGAISFTMTSPGSPEIQNIIPTEFFGTTPLAGGWVGAAMGIFIMVVGGLWIRFMLQRAVKNGERFDMPKESPMFQAGKESLEELAATKETILPKPIFALLPLVLVIVSLNILALYIDAKTAVLVALVLGVFSTWLLNLSFVKQVWGSLGIGAQNSIVAIANTCAVVGFGTVAAQVPAFDVFLTALSEMPGPPLLSLAIFVTVICGITGSASGGLGIALPLIAPDYMERGVDPGAMHRVSALASGGLDSLPHNGFVVTTVRAICGETHKRAYGPIFLVCTIVPTVALGIAVLLYTVL, from the coding sequence ATGGTAAGTATGATTGGATTGATTGTCTCTCTCGCCATGCTCATTATCATGACACTGCGTGGAATTAACATCATTATAGCCGCAATTGCTTCATCTGTTGTGCTCGCTCTTACAGGCGGATTAAATCTCAATACAGCAATGAGCGGTTATTATATGGATGGGTTCACCAACTATTTTGCTTCTTGGTTTCTCATTTTTTTATTAGGGGCGATTTTCGGTAAAGTGATGCAAGATACGAAGGCGGCTGAGTCAATTGCAGACTGGGTGAGACGTAGACTCGGTGCAAAATGGGCACTGTTCGCTGTTATTACAGCCTGTGCGATTATGACGTACGGCGGCGTCAGTTTATTTGTGGTCGGCTTTACCGTGTATCCCATTGCAGTGTCTTTATTTCGCCTTGCTGATTACCCGCATCGATTTATACCAGTAGCCATTGTGTTTGGAGCGATCTCGTTCACCATGACTTCTCCCGGCTCACCTGAGATTCAAAACATTATCCCAACTGAATTTTTCGGTACGACACCATTAGCTGGTGGCTGGGTTGGTGCCGCAATGGGAATATTTATTATGGTCGTCGGTGGTTTGTGGATTCGATTCATGCTACAACGTGCTGTAAAAAATGGTGAACGCTTTGACATGCCAAAGGAAAGTCCTATGTTCCAAGCAGGGAAAGAATCATTAGAAGAATTAGCAGCAACAAAAGAAACGATTCTACCAAAACCTATTTTTGCTCTACTTCCACTCGTTCTCGTCATTGTCTCTCTTAACATTTTAGCGCTGTATATTGACGCCAAAACAGCGGTGTTAGTGGCGCTTGTTTTAGGTGTGTTTTCAACATGGTTACTCAATCTCTCATTCGTGAAGCAGGTTTGGGGTTCTCTCGGAATTGGTGCACAAAATTCCATTGTTGCCATTGCTAACACATGTGCCGTTGTCGGCTTTGGAACAGTCGCTGCACAGGTACCTGCATTTGATGTCTTTTTGACTGCCCTTTCGGAAATGCCAGGACCGCCTCTGCTTAGCTTAGCGATTTTCGTAACCGTTATCTGTGGCATTACAGGCTCTGCATCAGGAGGACTTGGGATTGCACTTCCACTGATTGCTCCAGATTATATGGAGCGAGGCGTTGACCCAGGAGCAATGCACCGTGTTTCCGCTTTGGCGTCTGGTGGGTTAGACTCCCTTCCCCATAACGGCTTTGTCGTCACGACTGTTCGCGCCATCTGTGGGGAAACACACAAGCGCGCATATGGGCCAATTTTTCTTGTCTGTACCATCGTTCCAACGGTCGCTTTGGGGATTGCTGTGCTGCTTTATACCGTGCTGTAG
- a CDS encoding S1C family serine protease: MGYYDGNDSRYKEPKQGASNGKVAGFSAFGGAIIGAVLVLVASPLLSNLALFDDRVEEPGETTAAEPQTEQADSNVINLDVNSATTDIVNEVSDAVVGVINLQQTDLFGEGDASESGTGSGVIYKSEGDSAHIVTNQHVIDGASEVEVALTDGTRVEAEVVGEDELTDLAVLRISSEHVDTVASFGDSDSLSVGEPAIAIGNPLGLEFAGSVTQGIISATERSIPIDTTGNGQADWNAEVLQTDAAINPGNSGGALININGEVIGINSMKISGIAEGLGFAIPAAIVQPVIEELETTGEVRRPSLGITLRNLNELPTAALQESLGLPEDVTEGILVVNVAGGSPAANAGIQEQDVIVGIDGEDITNAQDLRHMLYRENSIGDTISVTLYRGGAEETVDVTLNEQPDL, encoded by the coding sequence ATGGGCTATTACGATGGAAATGATTCTCGTTATAAAGAACCTAAGCAAGGAGCGAGTAATGGAAAAGTCGCTGGTTTTTCTGCTTTTGGTGGAGCAATTATTGGTGCAGTACTTGTATTAGTTGCATCTCCGTTATTGTCTAATCTAGCTTTATTTGATGATCGTGTGGAAGAACCAGGAGAAACAACAGCTGCTGAACCGCAAACAGAGCAAGCGGATTCTAACGTCATTAATTTAGATGTTAATTCGGCCACAACAGATATTGTTAATGAAGTTTCTGACGCCGTAGTGGGCGTGATTAACTTGCAGCAAACCGATTTGTTTGGTGAGGGCGATGCAAGCGAGAGTGGAACAGGCTCTGGTGTTATTTATAAATCTGAGGGTGACTCAGCTCACATCGTAACGAACCAACACGTGATTGACGGTGCATCAGAAGTTGAAGTAGCGTTAACAGATGGTACTAGAGTGGAAGCTGAAGTGGTTGGAGAAGATGAACTAACGGATTTAGCCGTACTACGCATAAGCTCGGAGCATGTCGATACCGTTGCATCATTCGGAGATTCTGATTCACTTAGTGTGGGAGAGCCTGCCATTGCAATTGGAAATCCATTAGGACTTGAATTTGCTGGTAGCGTGACACAAGGAATTATAAGTGCAACAGAAAGAAGCATTCCAATTGATACAACTGGAAACGGTCAAGCAGATTGGAACGCAGAAGTATTGCAAACAGATGCAGCCATTAACCCTGGTAACAGCGGTGGCGCATTAATTAATATAAATGGTGAAGTCATTGGCATTAACTCAATGAAGATCTCTGGAATTGCAGAGGGGTTAGGTTTTGCGATTCCAGCGGCAATTGTTCAGCCTGTAATTGAAGAACTAGAAACAACAGGAGAAGTTCGTAGACCATCACTAGGCATTACCTTACGTAATTTGAATGAGCTACCAACAGCCGCCTTACAAGAATCGCTCGGACTACCTGAAGATGTAACAGAAGGGATTCTCGTAGTGAACGTTGCTGGAGGAAGCCCAGCTGCAAATGCAGGCATTCAAGAGCAAGATGTCATCGTAGGCATCGATGGTGAAGACATTACAAATGCGCAAGATTTAAGACATATGCTGTACCGTGAAAATTCAATTGGCGATACAATTTCTGTTACGCTGTATCGAGGTGGAGCGGAAGAAACGGTAGATGTAACATTAAACGAACAACCAGACCTTTAA
- a CDS encoding CxxH/CxxC protein: MIAACEEHIELALDVAVDEWEAAPIVEKAKEVVTCQFCEQQATYTVTK; the protein is encoded by the coding sequence ATGATAGCAGCGTGTGAAGAACATATAGAATTAGCGTTAGACGTGGCTGTGGATGAATGGGAAGCCGCTCCAATCGTTGAAAAAGCAAAAGAGGTAGTCACTTGCCAATTCTGTGAGCAACAAGCAACATACACAGTTACGAAATAA
- a CDS encoding CHRD domain-containing protein, with translation MKKAMMFPLAAVLAVTTFAGTASADHEGREFLVELSPDNEVMDVESDAMGKAHFEVSEDGDTLEYWIHAEHLEDATAGHLHSGPAGEDGPVELFLFHNDEPMDYNGEVASGTLTADDLVGDLSWEEFSMALVAGDVYANLHTEEYPDGEIRGQLDKNAQDAAMEEANMPTDMPQTGMGGAQSGNWFTSLWASVTGFLFK, from the coding sequence ATGAAAAAAGCAATGATGTTTCCATTAGCGGCAGTATTGGCTGTCACAACTTTTGCAGGTACGGCATCTGCCGATCACGAGGGTCGTGAGTTTTTAGTTGAGCTTAGTCCAGATAATGAAGTCATGGATGTTGAAAGCGATGCAATGGGAAAAGCGCACTTTGAAGTAAGTGAAGATGGAGATACACTTGAGTATTGGATTCATGCTGAACATCTAGAGGATGCAACAGCAGGTCACTTGCATAGTGGTCCTGCAGGAGAAGATGGTCCGGTAGAATTGTTCTTATTCCATAATGATGAGCCAATGGATTATAACGGTGAGGTGGCATCAGGAACGTTAACTGCGGATGATCTTGTTGGAGATTTATCGTGGGAAGAGTTTTCAATGGCTCTTGTAGCTGGTGATGTCTATGCAAACCTTCATACGGAAGAATATCCAGATGGTGAGATTCGTGGACAGCTTGATAAAAATGCACAGGATGCTGCAATGGAAGAAGCGAACATGCCAACTGATATGCCTCAAACAGGTATGGGTGGTGCACAATCAGGCAACTGGTTTACATCATTATGGGCGAGTGTTACAGGATTTCTCTTTAAATAA
- a CDS encoding sigma-54-dependent Fis family transcriptional regulator has translation MMERILFDSASTSCMDIVQPFTLVTNQLRTHSQWKLLVEQSTHSVLVLDENGEALGALLPNFTSYHQLNNSIESYVNDDWLTPITYVTPTCLVKDLPYSPSTLIVVRDENRMLGTICWNQPQSDFADNKKQRLILEAIFETAYEGIVIVDQQGRIVQMNQAYRNFIGGISEKAVIGKPVQDVIENTQLHHIVKSGMPERGKVQLIQGQKMVVHRIPLWQNEQVVGAIGMLIFEGVSELYQIMKQMSGKTEEIKVDALSPSVKTCTFEKMVGKSASLQAAKSFARKAARTTASVLITGETGTGKELFARSIHQLSARKERPFIAVNCAAMPETLLETELFGYEEGSFTGAKRGGAIGKFEQATGGTLFLDEIADMSQAMQAKLLRALETREITKVGGSQTHQVDIRLIAATNHDLEQKVEQETFRKDLYYRIHVIHLKLPSLKERKEDIPSLLRHYLDFFAHDYQVEQKEFQEEAIQTLLAYDWPGNIRELVNVVDYVMTICDHRKVYREDLPESIRLAHEPLFTHITLNQEQKRIKEALIQANGSKTKAAQLLGIHRATLYRKMKEYAIS, from the coding sequence ATGATGGAACGTATTCTGTTCGACTCAGCATCTACTTCTTGTATGGACATCGTTCAACCTTTCACATTAGTGACGAATCAATTGCGGACTCACTCGCAGTGGAAGCTTCTTGTTGAACAGTCTACACATTCAGTGCTTGTGCTCGATGAAAATGGAGAGGCTCTTGGTGCGCTCCTACCTAACTTTACTTCATATCATCAACTGAACAACTCGATTGAATCGTACGTGAACGACGATTGGCTCACACCGATCACATACGTTACGCCAACTTGTTTAGTAAAAGATCTGCCCTATTCTCCTTCTACACTTATCGTTGTACGAGATGAAAACCGTATGCTCGGCACCATCTGTTGGAATCAGCCGCAAAGTGATTTCGCTGACAATAAGAAACAGCGTTTAATTTTAGAAGCGATCTTTGAAACCGCATATGAAGGGATTGTCATTGTCGATCAGCAAGGACGTATTGTGCAAATGAACCAAGCATATCGTAATTTCATTGGCGGTATTTCAGAAAAAGCCGTCATTGGCAAACCTGTACAAGATGTGATTGAAAATACGCAATTACATCACATTGTGAAATCAGGGATGCCTGAGCGAGGAAAGGTTCAACTAATACAAGGACAAAAAATGGTCGTTCATCGCATCCCCCTTTGGCAAAATGAACAGGTCGTTGGCGCAATTGGCATGCTAATTTTTGAAGGGGTGTCTGAACTCTATCAAATTATGAAGCAAATGAGTGGCAAAACGGAAGAGATTAAGGTGGACGCGCTCTCACCAAGCGTCAAGACGTGCACATTTGAGAAAATGGTTGGGAAAAGCGCATCATTACAAGCAGCGAAGAGCTTTGCGCGCAAAGCAGCACGAACAACAGCGTCCGTCTTAATTACTGGTGAAACAGGAACGGGTAAAGAACTGTTTGCTCGTTCCATTCACCAGCTAAGTGCACGAAAAGAACGTCCTTTTATCGCTGTAAATTGTGCGGCTATGCCGGAAACACTCTTAGAAACCGAACTTTTCGGCTATGAAGAAGGCTCCTTTACTGGTGCGAAACGAGGTGGGGCCATCGGTAAATTTGAACAAGCTACAGGCGGAACCCTTTTTTTAGATGAAATTGCCGATATGTCACAAGCGATGCAAGCCAAACTCCTGCGTGCACTGGAAACAAGAGAAATCACCAAAGTAGGTGGAAGTCAAACACATCAAGTAGATATTCGTTTGATTGCTGCAACGAATCATGACCTTGAACAAAAGGTTGAACAAGAGACATTCCGAAAAGACCTCTATTACAGAATTCACGTCATTCATTTAAAATTACCGTCATTAAAAGAACGGAAAGAAGACATTCCTAGTTTACTTCGACACTATCTTGATTTTTTTGCTCATGATTACCAAGTTGAACAAAAAGAATTTCAGGAAGAGGCCATCCAAACCTTGCTCGCCTATGATTGGCCTGGTAATATTCGCGAACTTGTGAATGTCGTTGATTATGTCATGACGATTTGTGACCATCGGAAGGTGTATCGTGAAGATCTTCCAGAATCAATTCGTCTGGCTCATGAACCTCTATTTACACACATCACGCTTAATCAAGAACAAAAACGTATTAAAGAAGCACTGATTCAAGCGAACGGAAGTAAAACAAAAGCAGCTCAATTGTTAGGGATTCACCGTGCCACCCTCTATCGTAAGATGAAAGAATATGCCATCTCATGA
- a CDS encoding GIY-YIG nuclease family protein yields the protein MMNVLTLFIVALSILFIYKAVRMLAKRRITQLQMSEWHDLAPLRTRYESKGTHTSYVYFIRESGMQRVKIGKSDNPELRRKELSTGSAHLHEIVHTVKSENAFKTENLFHKHFDSKRCKGEWFDLTELELNWIKGERYPRNIKDSIRGY from the coding sequence ATGATGAATGTGCTTACTTTGTTCATTGTTGCGCTTAGTATTCTTTTCATATATAAGGCAGTTCGTATGCTTGCTAAAAGGAGAATTACTCAACTACAAATGTCTGAATGGCATGATTTAGCTCCTTTACGAACACGCTACGAATCAAAAGGTACACATACGAGCTATGTTTATTTTATCAGGGAATCGGGGATGCAGCGGGTCAAAATTGGAAAATCTGATAATCCTGAGCTACGAAGAAAAGAACTCAGTACAGGATCTGCACATCTTCATGAAATTGTTCACACGGTCAAGAGTGAAAACGCATTTAAAACCGAAAATTTGTTCCACAAACATTTTGATTCTAAAAGATGCAAAGGAGAATGGTTCGATTTAACTGAGTTAGAGTTGAATTGGATTAAAGGAGAGCGTTATCCAAGGAACATCAAGGATTCAATACGTGGATACTAG
- the rlmH gene encoding 23S rRNA (pseudouridine(1915)-N(3))-methyltransferase RlmH, with protein MNISIITVGKLKEKYLRAGIDEYKKRLGAYAKIQEIEVADEKAPENLSEEDMNIVKNKEGERILAKISADTYVIALAIEGKMKTSEQLSKSIEQLGTYGKSKIAFVIGGSLGLSDDVYARADELLSFSKMTFPHQLMKLVLLEQVYRSFRINRGEPYHK; from the coding sequence GTGAACATTAGTATTATTACTGTAGGGAAACTAAAAGAAAAATACTTACGAGCAGGAATAGATGAATATAAGAAGCGACTAGGCGCCTATGCGAAGATTCAAGAGATTGAAGTGGCAGACGAAAAAGCACCTGAAAATTTGAGCGAAGAAGACATGAACATCGTAAAGAACAAAGAAGGCGAGCGAATCCTGGCAAAGATAAGTGCAGATACCTATGTTATTGCGCTAGCAATCGAAGGAAAAATGAAAACGAGTGAGCAGCTATCAAAATCGATTGAACAGCTAGGTACGTACGGAAAAAGCAAAATCGCTTTTGTGATAGGAGGGTCACTCGGACTTTCTGATGATGTTTATGCTCGTGCAGATGAACTGCTCTCTTTTTCTAAAATGACATTTCCTCATCAGTTAATGAAGCTTGTTTTATTGGAGCAGGTATATCGAAGTTTTCGAATTAATAGAGGCGAGCCGTACCATAAGTGA
- a CDS encoding MBL fold metallo-hydrolase, producing the protein MAMRFSVLASGSTGNAMYVETPSQRILVDAGLTGKKMDELFKKIDRDPKQIDALLVTHEHSDHIKGVGIFARKHNLPIYANEKTWNAMEKQLGQLTTDQKFHFNQETVKQFGDLEIESFGVSHDAVDPMFYCFRHEGRKLVIATDMGYVSERIKKTIVGANAYVFESNHDLNMLRVGRYPWNVKRRILSDMGHVSNEDAALALHDVVGDTQSHVYLAHLSLDNNMKDLARMTVKQVLEQEGHQVGSSIHLHDTDPYYPTALSVV; encoded by the coding sequence ATGGCTATGCGTTTCAGTGTACTTGCGAGCGGAAGTACCGGAAATGCGATGTATGTAGAAACACCATCGCAAAGAATTTTAGTTGATGCAGGTTTAACTGGCAAAAAAATGGACGAGCTTTTTAAGAAAATTGACCGTGACCCTAAGCAAATTGATGCCTTACTTGTGACCCATGAACATAGCGATCATATAAAAGGTGTGGGGATTTTTGCTCGTAAGCATAATCTCCCCATTTACGCCAATGAAAAAACGTGGAACGCCATGGAGAAACAGCTTGGTCAGTTAACGACCGATCAGAAATTCCACTTTAATCAAGAAACGGTTAAACAATTTGGGGACCTTGAAATTGAATCATTTGGTGTGTCTCATGATGCCGTTGACCCCATGTTTTATTGTTTCCGACATGAGGGAAGAAAGCTTGTGATTGCAACCGACATGGGCTATGTTAGCGAACGGATTAAAAAAACGATTGTCGGTGCAAATGCCTATGTATTTGAATCAAATCACGATTTAAACATGCTACGTGTTGGTAGATATCCTTGGAACGTAAAAAGACGAATTTTAAGTGATATGGGTCATGTCTCCAATGAGGATGCAGCACTTGCACTTCATGATGTGGTCGGCGATACACAAAGCCATGTTTACCTTGCACATCTAAGCTTAGATAATAACATGAAGGATCTGGCGCGAATGACGGTGAAACAAGTATTGGAGCAAGAAGGGCATCAAGTCGGAAGTTCGATCCATCTTCATGATACCGACCCTTATTACCCGACCGCACTATCTGTGGTTTAA
- a CDS encoding two-component system regulatory protein YycI, whose amino-acid sequence MNWNRTKSIFIVVFLLLNVFLGWQFVDRVMEGQLQSIEQAPEIVERLNDNNITLPDGNVNTSDARGVVLEGSRISFTSDEIEQLEDEGHTVEAQGQTPNEIRVELNEPIDIRSALSTSTDEGFAPFLAENILYSDQYVFSKREDDLLHFNQTYNQVDTFIDNDEALTLELNDDDEVVAYEQQRYSFDENRDERDIIPYMDALRVLLDNHYLSMNNSVEKIEFGYYSLSDQTPRFFSPMWAVTVDRSSADAEEKDMRVYLVNALLLEQHQWYPDESQSDDEIDDELSTDE is encoded by the coding sequence ATGAATTGGAATCGAACAAAATCGATTTTTATTGTCGTTTTTCTCCTGTTGAATGTGTTTTTAGGTTGGCAGTTTGTCGATCGTGTAATGGAAGGTCAGCTTCAAAGTATTGAACAAGCCCCGGAAATCGTTGAACGATTAAATGACAACAATATCACGTTACCTGATGGAAATGTAAATACATCAGATGCGCGAGGCGTTGTGTTAGAGGGCTCTAGAATCAGCTTTACAAGCGATGAAATTGAACAACTTGAAGATGAAGGACACACCGTAGAAGCACAAGGGCAAACGCCTAATGAAATTCGAGTTGAACTAAATGAGCCAATAGATATTCGCTCAGCATTAAGTACGAGTACAGATGAAGGGTTCGCTCCTTTTCTAGCAGAGAACATTTTATATAGTGATCAATATGTGTTCTCAAAAAGAGAGGATGATTTGCTTCACTTCAATCAAACGTATAATCAGGTTGATACATTCATAGATAATGACGAAGCACTCACATTAGAATTAAATGATGATGACGAAGTGGTTGCCTATGAGCAACAGCGCTATAGCTTTGATGAAAACCGAGATGAGCGAGATATCATTCCCTATATGGATGCTTTAAGAGTGCTATTAGATAACCATTATCTATCTATGAATAATAGTGTTGAAAAAATTGAGTTTGGCTACTATAGCCTATCAGATCAAACGCCACGCTTTTTTTCACCGATGTGGGCTGTGACAGTTGATCGATCAAGTGCAGATGCAGAAGAGAAAGATATGCGTGTCTACCTTGTAAATGCGTTGCTGCTGGAGCAACATCAATGGTACCCAGACGAATCACAATCAGATGATGAGATTGATGATGAGTTAAGTACAGATGAGTAA
- a CDS encoding MFS transporter: MNDVKRGYLRKKKIMGELSLTLFLSLKKALESKGARPFLISGFLTSLGDWIYFVAMSAFLFNQFGPIAIGLLSVIRQTSGMLFAPVAGFLADKYSKKKLVLLSNLSSAFLMAVLLILTSAENQSLLTYLIIGTLLVLAATLDRICKLSLVPNLVDKEDRLALNSLLNTIGTFSLMVAPIIGGFLVGTGVLAWNFLFNTIAYILSFCLLSFLPKNIGSNTLIKQNESLTIKSTYKEWIVGVRAIFKKRDMRSLTILMFLNHVIVGSTFVFIPMLSQLIGLGDQGIGYLLTAIGVGSIIGALIGAMIGSKSLNVAISIGVIGLPLTLALSGFHEYMIISFLFVSLLGIFANIGDGPMWTYLQRITPSEQSGRVFSTVDVITVGGMSLGSLITGFLISYLSLKLSLIIFASVIILVSAYSLLELITKNKGKIIDNKENAQV; this comes from the coding sequence ATGAATGATGTAAAAAGAGGATATCTTAGAAAAAAGAAAATAATGGGGGAGTTATCATTGACTTTATTTCTAAGTTTGAAAAAGGCATTGGAATCAAAAGGTGCAAGACCTTTTTTGATTTCTGGTTTTTTAACTAGTTTAGGAGATTGGATTTATTTTGTAGCGATGTCGGCTTTTTTATTTAATCAGTTCGGTCCGATCGCCATAGGTTTATTGTCAGTCATTCGACAGACATCAGGGATGTTGTTTGCACCTGTTGCAGGCTTTTTGGCTGATAAATATTCAAAGAAGAAGTTAGTGTTACTATCAAATCTCTCAAGTGCCTTTTTAATGGCCGTCCTTTTAATATTGACCTCTGCAGAAAACCAATCTTTACTTACCTATTTAATAATAGGTACCTTATTAGTTTTAGCAGCAACTTTAGATAGGATTTGTAAACTTTCATTAGTACCTAATTTAGTTGATAAAGAAGATCGATTAGCTTTAAACTCTTTATTAAATACAATTGGGACTTTTTCATTGATGGTAGCACCTATTATTGGTGGCTTTTTAGTGGGCACGGGCGTGTTAGCTTGGAATTTCTTATTTAATACGATCGCGTATATTTTAAGCTTTTGTCTATTATCTTTTTTACCGAAAAACATTGGGAGTAACACCCTTATAAAACAAAATGAATCTTTAACAATTAAATCCACTTATAAAGAGTGGATTGTTGGTGTGAGAGCCATCTTTAAAAAGAGGGATATGAGAAGTTTAACAATCTTAATGTTTTTGAACCATGTGATTGTTGGGTCTACGTTTGTTTTTATCCCAATGTTATCGCAATTAATTGGTTTAGGTGATCAAGGAATAGGATATTTATTAACGGCAATTGGTGTTGGCTCAATCATTGGAGCACTCATAGGAGCTATGATTGGAAGTAAGTCTTTAAACGTTGCGATAAGTATAGGTGTTATTGGTTTGCCGCTAACTCTAGCATTATCAGGTTTTCACGAATATATGATCATTTCTTTTTTATTTGTTTCACTCTTAGGAATTTTTGCGAATATTGGCGATGGACCAATGTGGACCTATTTACAACGGATAACGCCCAGTGAACAGAGTGGTCGCGTCTTTTCGACAGTAGATGTTATTACAGTAGGTGGTATGTCTCTTGGATCGTTAATAACTGGCTTTTTAATCAGCTATCTTTCATTGAAATTATCTCTCATTATTTTTGCTAGTGTCATTATTCTTGTTAGTGCTTATTCATTGCTTGAGCTGATTACGAAGAATAAAGGAAAAATTATAGATAATAAGGAGAATGCGCAAGTATGA